The Elaeis guineensis isolate ETL-2024a chromosome 14, EG11, whole genome shotgun sequence genome has a segment encoding these proteins:
- the LOC105057712 gene encoding uncharacterized protein, with the protein MVIAADISGWTDLLHSTKLLEQAVPSARFLLLHVLPSFLPLSHSLSTSVSPFMVFWMDFFFGFAEESAPVGVAIEESQDPNPPGRSPFPVHLRPQATFEVVFHSKATTLEDYLRQVFSKGLFL; encoded by the exons ATGGTGATCGCGGCAGACATAAGCGGATGGACGGACCTCCTCCACTCCACCAAGCTCCTCGAGCAAGCTGTCCCATCCGCCCGGTTCCTCCTCCTCCATGTCCTCCcctcctttctccctctctctcactctctctccacTTCCGTCTCGCCGTTCATGGTTTTCTGGATggattttttctttggatttgCCGAGGAATCTGCACCAGTTGGAGTCGCTATCGAAGAATCTCAAGATCCAAACCCTCCGGGCCGAAGCCCCTTCCCAGTCCATCTCCGCCCCCAG GCAACTTTTGAGGTTGTTTTTCATTCGAAGGCAACAACTCTTGAGGATTACTTGCGgcag GTATTCTCCAAAGGTTTGTTCTTATAA
- the LOC105057713 gene encoding LOW QUALITY PROTEIN: GDSL esterase/lipase At2g23540 (The sequence of the model RefSeq protein was modified relative to this genomic sequence to represent the inferred CDS: inserted 1 base in 1 codon), with amino-acid sequence MAMSLQLLLVVVLCTMVVVSRGDEALGASFVFGDSLVDCGNNNYLPTLSKAXIRPNGIDFAASGGQPTGRYTNGRTIADIVGELLGQQNYAPPFLAPNTTGSAILNGVNYASGGGGIMNQTGKIFVNRLGMDIQIDYFNITRQQLDPLLGKAKAKQFLAKKAIFSITVGSNDFLNNYLLPVLSAGERYLQTPDEFIDDLITTLRGQLTRLYSLDARKFVVGNVGPIGCIPYQKTINRIKQTECVSLPNQLALQYNGRLRDLLAELNDNLSGAKFVLANVYDLVLELLTNYESYGFKTGSVACCGNGGQFAGIVPCGPTSNMCEERSKYVFWDPYHPSEAANIILAKHLVDGDEKYISPMNLRQLLSL; translated from the exons ATGGCTATGAGCTTGCAATTGCTGCTAGTGGTGGTGCTTTGCACCATGGTAGTGGTTAGCAGAGGTGATGAAGCGTTGGGAGCCTCTTTTGTATTTGGGGACTCCCTTGTCGACTGCGGCAATAATAACTACCTTCCGACATTGTCGAAGG ATATAAGGCCTAATGGCATCGACTTTGCAGCCTCCGGCGGGCAGCCCACCGGACGTTACACCAATGGAAGGACTATTGCTGACATTGTTG GAGAGTTATTAGGGCAGCAAAACTATGCTCCACCGTTTTTAGCTCCAAATACAACAGGATCCGCCATATTGAATGGAGTGAACTATGCATCTGGAGGTGGTGGAATTATGAACCAAACAGGGAAAATATTT GTTAATAGGCTTGGAATGGACATTCAAATTGATTACTTCAACATCACTCGACAACAACTCGATCCATTACTGGGCAAGGCAAAAGCAAAACAGTTCCTAGCAAAGAAGGCCATCTTCTCGATTACCGTAGGATCGAATGATTTTCTTAACAATTACCTCCTGCCTGTCCTCTCTGCAGGAGAAAGATATCTTCAGACACCAGATGAATTCATTGATGATCTTATCACCACCCTAAGAGGCCAACTTACA AGATTATACTCTCTTGATGCTCGAAAATTTGTAGTGGGGAATGTTGGACCAATAGGTTGCATTCCTTATCAGAAGACGATCAATCGAATTAAACAGACAGAGTGTGTTAGCTTACCGAACCAATTAGCATTGCAATACAATGGCAGGTTAAGGGATTTACTTGCTGAACTAAATGATAACCTCTCTGGAGCCAAATTTGTCCTTGCAAATGTGTATGATCTAGTTTTGGAACTCCTCacaaattatgaatcatatg GGTTCAAAACAGGAAGTGTTGCTTGTTGTGGCAATGGAGGACAATTTGCAGGTATTGTTCCATGTGGGCCAACCTCAAATATGTGTGAAGAACGTTCAAAGTATGTGTTTTGGGATCCATATCATCCAAGTGAGGCAGCAAATATTATACTTGCAAAGCATCTTGTTGATGGTGATGAAAAGTACATATCTCCGATGAATCTTCGTCAGCTCTTGTCACTCTAG